The region ACGCCCTCCCGCGCAAAGACATAGCCCACGCGAACCAGCCGGAACGGAAGAGTAAGAGTGGCGAGCATCAGAGTTTGTAACCGGAATGAATGGCAGCGATGCCGCCGGACAGATTACGCCAGGTAACGCGGGAGAACCCGGCTTCCTCAATCATCGCGCCAAACCGGTGCTGATTGGGAAACTGACGGATTGATTCCACCAGATACTGGTATGGCTGACCATCGCCCGTAACCATTTCGCCGATTTTCGGGATCGCACCAAAGGAAAAGGCGTCATAAACCTTATCCAGTACAGGCATCTCGACTTCAGAGAATTCAAGGCACATGAACCGGCCACCCCGTTTCAGCACCCGATGGGCTTCCCTGAGAGCCTTGTCGATACGGGGAACGTTACGAATGCCAAAAGCGATCGTATAGGCGTCGAACTCGCCCGGACCGTAGGGCAGGTCCTCGGCGTTACCAACCACGAAATCAGTCTGTTTCGATAGGGACCGCGCCTTTGCCCTGTCCTTGCCCACCCGCAGCATGGATTCATTGATATCTGTAACCCGC is a window of Coralliovum pocilloporae DNA encoding:
- the ubiE gene encoding bifunctional demethylmenaquinone methyltransferase/2-methoxy-6-polyprenyl-1,4-benzoquinol methylase UbiE, translated to MTAQKTGTAQSDTASFGFQTVPLGDKQGLVNDVFHKVAERYDLMNDLMSGGMHRLWKDAMIAWLCPPKSGKHSYRTIDVAGGTGDIAFRIVEASRGSAHVRVTDINESMLRVGKDRAKARSLSKQTDFVVGNAEDLPYGPGEFDAYTIAFGIRNVPRIDKALREAHRVLKRGGRFMCLEFSEVEMPVLDKVYDAFSFGAIPKIGEMVTGDGQPYQYLVESIRQFPNQHRFGAMIEEAGFSRVTWRNLSGGIAAIHSGYKL